In Danaus plexippus chromosome 14, MEX_DaPlex, whole genome shotgun sequence, a single genomic region encodes these proteins:
- the LOC116769809 gene encoding trypsin-7-like — translation MKCLKYLFTLIMCLEVVTKKTISQFVPFLEEDENTFNFSLILEENSRVEAYMDKCPLKVLGGQEINITQAPYQVAIRKHILYGFIWSAFCGGSLITMTYVVTAAHCFIDSQGHFKKLSIRKVVAGTMKTTATMFQSTKGEQWRNIKNVYKHKFYDQKLFEHDFAIVEVASPFVITDTVKPIRLYNLKRDKKIEKGLQCSVSGFGLKENSKASLRLNAVCVPIVTMDACKMFYYEEYLHPSSLCAGASGKDSCQGDSGGPLVCYGVLVGVVAWGGVCGVQPGVYTKISAYTGGKDVPFTKNNVMRTKSCIGILMIFLCINIYIK, via the exons atgaaatgtttaaaatatttgtttacctTAATAATGTGTCTTGAAGtcgtaacaaaaaaaactatcagcCAATTTGTACCTTTTCTTGAAGAAGATGAAAACACTTTCAATTTCAGC ttaattttagaGGAAAATAGTCGAGTTGAAGCTTACATGGACAAATGCCCTCTTAAAGTTTTAGGAGgccaagaaataaatataacacaagcTCCTTACCAA GTTGCAATacgaaaacatattttatatggctTTATTTGGTCAGCGTTCTGTGGTGGTTCTCTTATAACAATGACATATGTGGTTACTGCAGCACACTGCTTTATTGATAG TCAAGGacactttaaaaaactttcaatACGAAAAGTAGTTGCCGGTACTATGAAGACGACGGCCACGATGTTTCAATCAACAAAAGGCGAACAGTGgcgcaatataaaaaatgtttacaagcACAAGTTTTATGATCAAAAATTATTCGAACACGATTTTGCTATTGTAGAG GTTGCTAGTCCTTTTGTGATAACAGACACGGTGAAGCCGATCCGACtgtataatttgaaaagaGATAAAAAGATTGAGAAAGGTTTACAATGCTCTGTGTCCGGATTTGGTCTCAaggaaaat TCAAAAGCCTCTCTCAGACTGAATGCGGTGTGCGTACCAATAGTCACTATGGATGcgtgtaaaatgttttattatgaagaATATTTGCACCCATCTAGTCTATGTGCTGGTGCGTCTGGGAAAGATAGTTGTCAG GGTGATTCAGGTGGACCATTGGTGTGTTATGGTGTTCTAGTGGGTGTAGTAGCATGGGGTGGAGTGTGTGGTGTACAACCAGGAGTTTACACTAAAATATCGGCATACACCGGCGGTAAAGACGTGCCTTTTACGAAAAACAACGTAATGAGAACTAAAAGCTGCATCGGaattttgatgatttttttgtgtattaatatttacattaaataa